Proteins encoded in a region of the Thiohalorhabdus denitrificans genome:
- a CDS encoding exopolysaccharide biosynthesis protein, translated as MSQDPQSLEELLDRIGEAAQDKDQVSMESILHATGRRSFGPLLLLAGLVTLAPIVGDLPGMPTIMGLLVLLTAGQLLFQREYFWLPSWMLNREVGQEGLRKSLDWMRPPARFLDRWTRPRLRMFAQGTGFYAIAAVCVLIAFGMPVMEVVPFSANGAGAGLLAFGLSLIARDGLLALVAFVVTGLTMGAVVYTLL; from the coding sequence ATGTCCCAAGATCCCCAGAGCCTGGAAGAATTGCTGGACCGGATCGGTGAGGCGGCCCAGGACAAGGATCAGGTCTCCATGGAGTCCATCCTGCACGCCACCGGACGCCGTTCCTTCGGGCCCCTGCTGCTGCTCGCGGGGCTGGTCACCCTCGCTCCCATCGTCGGCGATCTCCCCGGCATGCCCACCATCATGGGGCTCCTGGTGCTGCTTACCGCGGGGCAGCTGCTTTTCCAGCGCGAGTACTTCTGGCTGCCGTCCTGGATGCTCAACCGGGAAGTGGGGCAGGAAGGCCTGCGCAAGTCCCTGGACTGGATGCGGCCCCCGGCGCGCTTCCTGGACCGCTGGACCCGGCCGCGGCTGCGCATGTTCGCCCAGGGCACGGGGTTCTACGCCATCGCCGCGGTGTGCGTCCTCATCGCCTTCGGCATGCCGGTTATGGAGGTGGTCCCCTTCAGCGCCAACGGGGCGGGGGCGGGCCTCCTCGCCTTCGGGCTCTCCCTCATCGCCCGGGACGGGCTGCTGGCCCTGGTGGCCTTTGTCGTTACCGGGCTGACCATGGGCGCGGTGGTCTACACCCTCCTCTAG
- a CDS encoding AAA family ATPase: protein MSNETPLSPQPPEAPAGAEHARRLLESVRAAFVGQERVVTETLAALVAGGHVLIEGVPGLGKTLLARALARAVNGGYARVQFTPDLMPSDVTGHTLYDATSGRFRIRKGPVFTNFLLADEINRAPAKTQSALLEVMQERQVTLEDQALPLEPPFMVLATQNPVEQEGTYPLPEAQLDRFLLKVRIDYPSADEESDIVDRVTRGQTGEQLDVEAVMPMVSAAEVLDLQQAAAGLEADGQVVDYAVRIARATRDWPGVHNGAGPRGGIALVRTARAYALLQGRDFIVPDDVKAIAKPVLRHRLQLGAELEIEGLSSDDVLDQILEQVEAPRP, encoded by the coding sequence ATGAGCAACGAGACCCCCCTCAGCCCCCAACCGCCGGAAGCGCCCGCCGGGGCCGAGCACGCGCGGCGCCTGCTGGAGTCCGTGCGCGCCGCCTTCGTCGGCCAGGAGCGGGTGGTCACCGAGACCCTCGCCGCCCTGGTGGCGGGGGGCCACGTCCTCATCGAGGGGGTCCCCGGGCTGGGTAAGACCCTCCTGGCCCGGGCCCTGGCCCGGGCGGTGAACGGCGGATACGCCCGTGTCCAGTTCACCCCCGACCTCATGCCCAGCGACGTCACCGGTCATACCCTCTACGACGCCACCTCGGGGCGGTTCCGCATCCGCAAGGGGCCGGTGTTCACCAACTTCCTGCTGGCCGACGAGATCAACCGGGCCCCGGCCAAGACCCAGTCCGCCCTGCTGGAGGTGATGCAGGAGCGTCAGGTGACGCTGGAGGACCAGGCCCTGCCCCTGGAACCCCCCTTCATGGTCCTGGCCACCCAGAACCCGGTGGAGCAGGAGGGCACCTACCCCCTGCCCGAGGCCCAGCTGGACCGCTTCCTGCTCAAGGTCCGCATCGACTACCCCTCCGCCGATGAGGAGTCGGACATCGTGGACCGGGTGACCCGGGGCCAGACGGGCGAGCAGCTGGACGTAGAGGCGGTGATGCCCATGGTCTCCGCCGCCGAGGTCCTGGACCTCCAGCAAGCCGCCGCCGGCCTGGAGGCGGACGGCCAGGTGGTGGACTACGCCGTACGCATCGCCCGCGCCACCCGGGACTGGCCGGGCGTCCACAACGGCGCCGGGCCCCGCGGCGGCATCGCCCTGGTCCGCACGGCCCGGGCCTACGCCCTGCTCCAGGGCCGGGACTTCATCGTCCCCGACGACGTGAAGGCCATCGCCAAGCCCGTCCTGCGCCACCGCCTGCAGCTCGGGGCGGAGCTGGAGATCGAGGGCCTGTCCAGCGACGACGTCCTCGACCAGATCCTGGAGCAGGTGGAAGCCCCGCGGCCATGA
- a CDS encoding stage II sporulation protein M, whose amino-acid sequence MKQLQFERHHREDWEALEERLDALDRRVADDEVGDLPELYRRTSRHLALAKDRHYSPALVARLHRLVLRGHQHLYRTRRRWAGRVLQFFLVELPRTVRAERRLFSLAAFLLFFPGLVMGLASYADGRLIYTLAGSEQVRQMESMYDPANDKVGRGAERQSASDFQMFGVYVSNNTGIGFRTFAGGLLFGVGTVATLLFNGLFLGGVAGHLTGLGYAGTFWPFVAGHGAFELTAIVLSGTAGLQLARALYAPGRYGRIGALRAVAPASATIMAGAALLFLLAAFVEAFWSSSTLVPDEVKYAVAGVLWTLVAAYFLLAGRARRGS is encoded by the coding sequence GTGAAGCAGCTCCAGTTCGAACGGCACCACCGGGAGGACTGGGAGGCGCTCGAGGAACGGCTCGACGCCCTGGATCGCCGGGTCGCGGACGACGAGGTCGGCGACCTGCCGGAGCTGTACCGCCGCACCTCCCGCCACCTGGCCCTGGCCAAGGACCGCCACTACAGCCCGGCCCTGGTGGCCCGCCTCCACCGGCTGGTGCTGCGCGGCCACCAGCACCTCTACCGCACCCGGCGGCGCTGGGCCGGACGGGTGCTGCAGTTCTTCCTGGTGGAGCTGCCCCGCACCGTCCGCGCCGAGCGCCGGCTGTTCAGTCTTGCCGCCTTCCTGCTGTTCTTCCCCGGCCTGGTCATGGGCTTGGCCAGCTACGCCGACGGGCGGCTCATCTACACCTTGGCGGGCAGCGAGCAGGTGCGCCAGATGGAGTCCATGTACGACCCGGCCAATGACAAGGTCGGGCGCGGCGCCGAGCGCCAGTCCGCCTCCGACTTCCAGATGTTCGGCGTCTACGTCAGCAACAACACCGGCATCGGCTTCCGCACCTTCGCCGGGGGCCTGCTGTTCGGCGTGGGAACGGTGGCGACCCTGCTCTTCAACGGCCTGTTCCTGGGGGGCGTGGCCGGCCACCTGACGGGGCTCGGCTACGCCGGTACCTTCTGGCCCTTCGTGGCCGGCCACGGGGCCTTCGAGCTCACCGCCATCGTACTCAGCGGCACCGCCGGCCTGCAGCTCGCCCGCGCCCTGTACGCGCCGGGGCGGTACGGCCGCATCGGCGCGCTGCGGGCCGTCGCCCCCGCCAGCGCCACCATCATGGCCGGCGCCGCGCTACTCTTCCTCCTGGCGGCCTTCGTGGAGGCCTTCTGGTCCTCCAGCACCCTGGTGCCGGACGAAGTGAAGTACGCGGTGGCCGGGGTGCTCTGGACCCTGGTGGCGGCGTATTTCCTCCTCGCCGGGAGGGCGCGGCGTGGATCTTGA
- a CDS encoding endonuclease dU yields MPTSSYPHAIGFDDVPFDRAGPGPVGVVGAVFAKDRLDGVVSGHVQRDGTDATAVLIRLVAASRFFPQLRIVFLQGVTLAGFNVVDPVLLHHALGLPVLVVARREPDRERIRRALLERVPGGARKWAVLDRLGPMEPMGGVHVQRAGLTRTQAEAALRQWARHGKLPEPLRVAHLIAGGVGEGHSRGRA; encoded by the coding sequence ATGCCCACGAGCTCCTACCCCCACGCCATCGGCTTCGACGACGTGCCCTTCGACCGGGCCGGCCCCGGCCCGGTGGGGGTGGTAGGAGCGGTATTCGCCAAGGACCGTCTTGACGGGGTAGTGAGCGGTCACGTCCAGCGGGACGGCACCGACGCCACCGCCGTCCTGATCCGCTTGGTGGCCGCCTCGCGCTTCTTCCCCCAGCTGCGGATCGTGTTCCTGCAGGGCGTGACCCTGGCCGGGTTCAACGTGGTGGATCCCGTGCTGCTGCACCACGCCCTCGGCCTGCCGGTGCTGGTGGTGGCCCGCCGCGAGCCGGACCGGGAACGGATCCGCCGCGCCCTGCTGGAGCGCGTCCCGGGAGGAGCCCGCAAGTGGGCCGTCCTGGACCGGCTGGGGCCCATGGAGCCGATGGGGGGTGTCCACGTGCAGCGGGCCGGCCTGACCCGGACCCAGGCAGAGGCGGCCCTGCGCCAATGGGCCCGGCACGGCAAGCTCCCCGAGCCCCTGCGCGTGGCCCACCTCATCGCCGGCGGAGTGGGGGAGGGGCACAGCCGCGGCCGGGCCTAA
- a CDS encoding BPSS1780 family membrane protein produces the protein MSENPYQAPAAALETAFGNGDRESGELREPRGVAVGRGWGWIREAYGLFKRQPALWVLLPLTFMLIQMGLSMVPLVNILAAFLGVLLMAGMYFAADQTANDADAAFPDLFVGFRENTLRLLGVALVHSLGTILAVGMSLFPALASGTGAGLDQAGTSPGPVALLFPLAMFAIMIPIAMATWFATPLVILEDVKVLPALRMSFMACLRNILPMFVYGLALGALFFLGALPLFLGLLVVFPVAILSSYTAYRDIFYSEPAPA, from the coding sequence ATGAGCGAGAATCCGTATCAGGCGCCGGCGGCGGCGCTGGAGACTGCCTTCGGGAACGGCGACCGGGAGTCGGGAGAGCTTCGCGAGCCACGGGGGGTGGCCGTCGGGCGCGGCTGGGGATGGATCCGGGAGGCCTATGGCCTGTTCAAGCGGCAGCCGGCCCTCTGGGTCCTCCTGCCACTGACCTTCATGCTCATCCAGATGGGCCTTTCCATGGTACCGCTGGTCAACATCCTGGCTGCCTTCCTGGGGGTTCTGTTGATGGCGGGAATGTACTTCGCCGCCGACCAAACCGCCAACGACGCCGATGCGGCCTTTCCCGACCTCTTCGTGGGCTTCCGCGAGAACACCCTGCGCCTGCTGGGCGTCGCCCTGGTCCACTCCCTTGGAACCATTCTCGCGGTCGGAATGAGCCTGTTTCCCGCCCTGGCTTCGGGCACGGGAGCGGGACTCGACCAGGCCGGGACGAGCCCTGGCCCGGTCGCGCTGCTTTTCCCTCTGGCCATGTTCGCGATCATGATCCCGATCGCCATGGCCACCTGGTTCGCGACGCCCCTGGTCATCCTCGAGGACGTAAAGGTGCTGCCCGCCCTGCGCATGAGCTTCATGGCCTGCCTGCGCAACATCCTGCCCATGTTTGTCTACGGGCTGGCCCTGGGTGCGCTCTTTTTCCTGGGGGCCCTGCCCCTGTTCCTCGGTCTGCTGGTGGTGTTCCCGGTCGCGATCCTTTCCAGCTACACCGCCTACCGGGACATCTTCTACAGCGAGCCCGCCCCGGCGTAG
- a CDS encoding DUF58 domain-containing protein encodes MRPALPSLLLLAGWFALGLGGALWPVLAEAWRGGGLLLAGLLGTDWLAARRPLDLEVERRPPANLAQGAWATVEVVLRNLGKRAYSLAVYDHHPATAETAGKPVPLRLEPGASARVRYRLRPTRRGEAQFGPVEICVRSPLRLWRRYALLPQDQQRRVYPDYAETVKYSLLALDNQLSQLGIRQRQQRGMGLEFHQLRDYREGDSIRRIDWKATARHGKPIARDYQDERDQEVVFLLDCSHRMRTEEDGRSHFDQSLNALLLLAHVALRQGDAVGLHTFGGPRRRLAPRKGTATLNRLLNQLYDLEATGHGADFTAAVQELLGRQRKRALLVFLTNLRDEDGDDLVRAARMASPQHLVMVANLRETVLDRLVAEPVATVDQSLRHAAAVDLLARREGVQERLRHGGALPLEATPDQLPSAVVNQYLAIKRSGRL; translated from the coding sequence ATGAGACCCGCGCTGCCAAGCCTTCTCCTCCTGGCCGGCTGGTTCGCGCTCGGTCTGGGCGGGGCGCTGTGGCCGGTCCTGGCGGAGGCCTGGCGGGGCGGCGGCCTCCTCCTGGCCGGCCTCCTGGGGACCGACTGGCTGGCCGCCCGCCGCCCGCTGGACCTGGAGGTCGAGCGGCGCCCCCCGGCCAACCTCGCCCAGGGTGCCTGGGCCACCGTGGAGGTAGTCCTCCGCAACCTCGGGAAGCGGGCCTACTCCCTGGCCGTGTACGACCACCACCCGGCGACCGCCGAAACGGCGGGCAAGCCTGTGCCGCTGCGCCTGGAGCCCGGGGCCTCGGCCCGCGTCCGGTACCGCCTGCGGCCCACCCGGCGCGGGGAGGCCCAGTTCGGACCGGTGGAGATCTGCGTCCGCTCCCCCCTGCGCCTGTGGCGGCGCTACGCCCTTTTGCCGCAGGACCAGCAAAGGCGGGTCTACCCGGACTACGCCGAAACCGTCAAATACTCCCTACTGGCCCTGGACAACCAGCTCTCCCAGCTCGGCATCCGCCAGCGCCAGCAGCGGGGCATGGGCCTGGAATTCCATCAGCTCCGCGACTACCGCGAGGGCGACAGCATCCGCCGCATCGACTGGAAGGCCACCGCCCGGCACGGCAAGCCCATCGCCCGCGATTACCAGGACGAGCGGGACCAGGAGGTGGTGTTCCTCCTCGACTGCAGCCACCGCATGCGCACGGAGGAGGATGGCCGCAGCCACTTCGACCAGAGCCTCAACGCCCTGCTGCTCCTGGCCCATGTGGCCCTGCGCCAGGGCGACGCCGTGGGCCTGCACACCTTCGGCGGGCCGCGACGCCGGCTCGCTCCCCGCAAGGGTACGGCCACCCTCAACCGCCTGCTCAATCAGCTCTACGACCTGGAGGCCACGGGCCACGGGGCCGATTTCACGGCGGCCGTACAGGAGCTCCTGGGCCGGCAGCGCAAGCGCGCCCTGCTGGTGTTCCTGACCAACCTCCGGGACGAGGACGGCGACGACCTGGTCCGAGCCGCCCGCATGGCGAGCCCCCAGCACCTGGTGATGGTGGCGAACCTGCGGGAGACCGTCCTGGACCGGCTGGTGGCCGAGCCCGTCGCCACGGTGGACCAATCCCTGCGCCACGCCGCGGCGGTGGACCTTCTGGCCCGCCGCGAGGGGGTCCAGGAGCGGCTCCGCCACGGCGGCGCCCTCCCCTTGGAGGCCACGCCCGACCAGCTGCCCAGCGCGGTGGTCAACCAGTACCTGGCCATCAAGCGCAGCGGCCGGCTCTAG
- a CDS encoding RDD family protein yields MLDTTVRTETPEGVDLHLHPAGPLERARAWMIDQLLRLGIYALVSFVLGLLGQFGWGLALVVVFLVEWFYPVYFELFHGGATPGKMALGLHAIQDNGAPLEWRGALLRNLLRAADFLPFLYGLGLVVMVLTGRFQRLGDLAAGTLVVYDTERHDQRDSGVQGTLPPPVPLSLEEQQAVLAFAERGGQLSPQRRAELAAVLAPLLPAGAPEPETALHRLANWYRGQGMAEAEP; encoded by the coding sequence GTGCTCGACACCACCGTCCGTACCGAGACCCCGGAGGGGGTGGATCTCCACCTGCACCCGGCCGGGCCCCTGGAGCGGGCCCGCGCCTGGATGATCGACCAGCTGCTGCGCCTGGGGATCTACGCCCTGGTGTCCTTCGTGCTCGGCCTGCTCGGCCAGTTCGGCTGGGGCCTGGCCCTGGTGGTCGTCTTCCTCGTGGAGTGGTTCTACCCGGTGTACTTCGAGCTGTTCCACGGCGGGGCCACGCCGGGAAAGATGGCCCTGGGGCTCCACGCCATCCAGGACAACGGCGCGCCGCTGGAATGGCGCGGGGCCCTGCTGCGCAACCTCCTGCGGGCGGCGGACTTCCTGCCCTTCCTCTACGGCCTGGGGCTGGTGGTAATGGTCCTCACGGGCCGCTTCCAACGGCTCGGCGACCTCGCTGCCGGGACCCTGGTGGTGTACGACACCGAGCGGCACGACCAGAGGGACTCCGGGGTGCAAGGCACCCTGCCCCCGCCGGTGCCGCTGAGCCTGGAGGAGCAACAGGCCGTCCTGGCCTTCGCCGAGCGGGGCGGGCAGCTGTCCCCGCAGCGCCGGGCCGAGCTGGCGGCGGTGCTCGCCCCCCTCCTCCCCGCCGGGGCGCCGGAGCCGGAGACGGCCCTGCACCGGCTCGCCAACTGGTATCGGGGACAGGGCATGGCGGAGGCGGAGCCGTGA
- a CDS encoding hydrolase — translation MSLARAEQSVLAIVDIQEKLAPAMSPDARREVLAGVEVLLRAAEELGLPVLATEQYPKGLGATLPEVSEHFPEDARVFPKDSFSCCGASDFTAALETAGRPQVVIAGMETHVCVLQTALELREAGYTPFVVEDAVCSRRCDHKANALHRLRANGVQVANVESVLFEWLQQAGTDSFRRLARLIR, via the coding sequence ATGTCCCTCGCACGCGCCGAACAAAGTGTCCTTGCCATCGTGGACATCCAGGAGAAGCTCGCCCCGGCCATGAGCCCCGATGCCCGGCGGGAGGTGCTGGCGGGCGTGGAGGTGCTGCTGCGGGCCGCCGAGGAGCTGGGGCTCCCGGTCCTGGCCACCGAGCAGTACCCCAAGGGGCTGGGAGCAACCCTCCCGGAAGTCAGCGAGCACTTCCCCGAAGACGCCCGGGTGTTCCCGAAGGACAGCTTTTCCTGCTGCGGCGCGTCGGACTTCACCGCCGCGCTGGAGACCGCGGGCCGGCCCCAGGTGGTGATCGCGGGCATGGAGACCCACGTGTGCGTCCTGCAGACCGCCCTGGAGCTCAGGGAAGCGGGCTACACCCCCTTCGTGGTGGAGGACGCGGTCTGCTCGCGACGGTGTGACCACAAGGCCAACGCCCTGCACCGCCTCCGGGCCAACGGCGTGCAGGTGGCCAACGTGGAGTCCGTGCTGTTCGAGTGGCTGCAGCAGGCGGGCACCGACAGCTTCCGCCGGCTGGCCCGCCTGATCCGCTAG
- a CDS encoding DUF4350 domain-containing protein, which translates to MTRGERLALGGLTLAVLGLVVGGFLLFFKPVEEEVRTDVSLEARKNPFLAAARFLEAGGVPTERARGRGTLEELPPPDRVLFLTAPLADLEASEREELAAWLRAGGHLVTEAFFLWDPEEQASGDPFLDGFGIRLHRHGDAGSVCREEADGEIEVTLPGVRPAMEAEPSPRYYLEDAAGAADGRVTTLCGPHLLTRAVGEGRLTVVSDTGFWRNDRIGEGDHALFLWRVITLTEPAGARFLAHVDMPGLPLLLWEKAPEAILSGAILLLFALWAAYNRFGPPLPPPGSGPRRSLVEHLDALGAFHYRHSQPDRLLEPLRRRLHNRLEGRIALWRHWDRSRRLAWLAEHSGLEEEPLERALYHTPGSDGELLETIQTLQTLGRHL; encoded by the coding sequence GTGACCCGGGGCGAGCGCTTGGCGCTCGGGGGACTGACTCTGGCCGTGCTTGGCTTGGTCGTGGGGGGCTTCCTCCTGTTCTTCAAGCCCGTGGAGGAGGAGGTGCGCACCGATGTCTCCCTGGAGGCGCGCAAGAACCCCTTCCTGGCCGCGGCGCGCTTCCTGGAGGCCGGCGGGGTGCCCACTGAGCGCGCCCGGGGCCGGGGCACGCTGGAGGAGCTGCCCCCGCCGGACCGGGTCCTGTTCCTCACCGCGCCCCTGGCGGACCTGGAGGCTTCCGAACGGGAGGAGCTCGCCGCCTGGCTGCGCGCCGGAGGCCACTTGGTCACCGAGGCGTTCTTCCTGTGGGACCCGGAGGAGCAGGCCAGCGGCGACCCCTTCCTGGATGGCTTCGGCATCCGGCTGCACCGCCATGGGGACGCCGGGTCCGTGTGCCGGGAGGAGGCAGACGGAGAGATCGAGGTGACCCTGCCCGGAGTCCGCCCGGCCATGGAGGCCGAGCCGTCGCCCCGGTACTACCTGGAGGACGCCGCCGGGGCGGCGGACGGCCGGGTCACGACCCTCTGCGGCCCCCACCTGCTCACCCGCGCCGTGGGCGAAGGCCGCCTCACCGTGGTCTCCGACACGGGCTTCTGGCGCAACGACCGGATCGGCGAAGGGGACCACGCCCTGTTCCTCTGGCGCGTGATAACGCTTACCGAGCCCGCCGGGGCCCGGTTCCTGGCCCACGTGGACATGCCCGGTCTCCCGCTCCTGCTCTGGGAAAAGGCCCCGGAGGCCATCCTCTCCGGGGCCATCCTCCTCCTCTTCGCCCTGTGGGCGGCGTACAACCGCTTCGGGCCGCCGCTGCCTCCCCCCGGCAGCGGCCCCCGCCGCAGCCTGGTGGAGCACCTGGACGCCCTGGGCGCCTTCCACTACCGCCACAGCCAGCCGGACCGGCTCCTGGAGCCCCTCCGCCGGCGCCTGCACAACCGATTGGAGGGGCGCATCGCCCTGTGGCGCCACTGGGACCGGTCCCGACGGCTGGCCTGGCTGGCCGAGCATTCGGGCCTGGAGGAGGAGCCCCTGGAGCGCGCCCTTTACCACACTCCGGGCAGCGACGGGGAGCTCCTGGAGACGATTCAGACCCTGCAAACCCTGGGACGACACCTATGA
- a CDS encoding DUF4129 domain-containing protein, whose product MDLERVQAELRPRRPGEAVDLGTRFARAWWPAMLGFWLFTAGPAFLVVHGLLWSHLAWAPLAFWWLKPLYERAPLFFLSRALFGERPAAASTARELHRIAAPGLLGDLTWRRLSPRRSFALPVALLEGARGEARGSRLAVLGSARGTAGWLTLIYALFEALLALSLLLAAWALVPSRLALDVSHFLTATTAGQVTLNAVAFLAAAAVAPFYVASGFSLYLNRRVELEGWDLEIRFRRLRDRLEGGTGAGRAAFVLLALGAALAGAPATPVEAAADPAGPQASAPTGPEEAEARIEEVLAHPDFGRMETETRWELDFDPDFEADSGFEIPEFFKWLLDLGGMLASLGEVLLWAAAGVAVYFLLYNLLGWLRQVDRTRTGSRPRGPAPEVLFGLAVTPDSLPADVPGKARELCGEGRPGEALALLYRAGLARLLARVEVPSGATEGEVLRQAEGALDATGRGLFTELTATWLRFAYGHRPPPPATVEDLCRRWPMLEEGRR is encoded by the coding sequence GTGGATCTTGAGCGGGTCCAGGCGGAGCTCCGTCCGCGGCGGCCCGGGGAGGCGGTGGACCTGGGGACCCGCTTCGCCCGGGCCTGGTGGCCCGCCATGCTGGGCTTCTGGCTGTTTACCGCCGGGCCGGCCTTTTTGGTCGTGCACGGGCTGCTCTGGAGCCACTTGGCCTGGGCCCCGCTCGCCTTCTGGTGGCTGAAGCCCCTTTACGAGCGGGCGCCGCTGTTCTTCCTCAGCCGTGCCCTGTTCGGCGAGCGCCCCGCCGCCGCTTCGACGGCCCGCGAACTGCATCGGATCGCGGCGCCGGGCCTGCTCGGCGACCTCACCTGGCGCCGCCTCAGCCCGCGGCGCTCCTTCGCCCTGCCCGTGGCCCTGCTGGAAGGGGCCCGCGGGGAGGCCCGGGGCAGCCGGCTGGCGGTGCTGGGCAGCGCCCGGGGCACGGCGGGCTGGCTGACGCTGATCTACGCCCTCTTCGAGGCCCTGCTGGCCCTCTCCCTGCTGCTCGCCGCCTGGGCGCTGGTGCCCTCCCGGCTGGCCCTGGATGTGAGCCACTTCCTCACCGCCACCACCGCCGGCCAGGTCACCCTGAACGCGGTGGCCTTCCTGGCGGCGGCCGCCGTGGCGCCCTTCTACGTGGCCTCGGGGTTTAGCCTGTACCTCAACCGCCGGGTGGAGCTGGAGGGCTGGGACCTGGAGATCCGCTTCCGGCGCCTGCGGGACCGCCTGGAGGGCGGCACCGGAGCGGGCCGGGCCGCCTTCGTTCTCCTGGCCCTGGGTGCGGCCCTGGCGGGAGCGCCTGCCACTCCTGTGGAGGCGGCCGCCGACCCCGCCGGCCCCCAGGCCTCCGCGCCCACCGGCCCGGAGGAGGCGGAGGCCCGCATCGAGGAGGTGCTCGCCCACCCCGACTTCGGCCGTATGGAGACCGAGACCCGCTGGGAGCTGGATTTCGACCCCGACTTCGAGGCCGATTCCGGGTTCGAGATCCCGGAATTTTTCAAATGGCTGCTGGATCTGGGCGGGATGCTGGCCAGCCTGGGGGAGGTGCTCCTGTGGGCCGCGGCGGGCGTGGCCGTTTACTTCCTTCTCTACAACCTCCTTGGCTGGCTGCGCCAGGTGGACCGGACCCGGACGGGGAGCCGACCGCGTGGACCGGCGCCGGAGGTGCTGTTCGGCCTGGCGGTGACCCCGGACTCCCTGCCCGCGGATGTGCCCGGCAAGGCGCGCGAGCTGTGCGGGGAGGGCCGGCCCGGGGAGGCCCTGGCCCTCCTCTACCGCGCCGGGCTGGCCCGGCTGCTCGCGCGGGTGGAGGTCCCCTCCGGGGCCACGGAGGGAGAGGTCCTGCGCCAGGCCGAAGGGGCCCTGGACGCCACGGGCCGGGGCCTCTTCACCGAGCTCACCGCCACCTGGCTGCGCTTCGCCTACGGGCACCGGCCCCCTCCCCCGGCCACCGTTGAGGACCTCTGCCGCCGCTGGCCGATGCTCGAGGAGGGCAGGCGGTGA